A genomic window from Silene latifolia isolate original U9 population chromosome 11, ASM4854445v1, whole genome shotgun sequence includes:
- the LOC141610648 gene encoding calcium-binding protein KRP1-like, whose product MAAPNFEDHLPIMANKLGGEGLIQELCKGFELLMDKDKGVITLESLRRNSGLIGCDQMTDEELLSMIKEGDLDGDCALNQLEFCVLMFRLSPDLMADSEFLLEQALVDDL is encoded by the coding sequence ATGGCAGCTCCCAATTTCGAAGACCACCTTCCAATAATGGCAAACAAGCTAGGAGGAGAAGGGCTAATTCAGGAATTATGTAAAGGGTTCGAGCTTTTGATGGATAAAGATAAAGGAGTTATAACATTGGAAAGTTTACGTCGAAATTCGGGTTTAATTGGATGTGATCAAATGACAGATGAAGAACTATTAAGTATGATTAAAGAAGGTGATTTAGATGGTGATTGTGCTCTTAATCAGTTGGAATTTTGTGTTTTAATGTTTAGATTAAGTCCTGATTTAATGGCGGATTCAGAGTTCTTGCTTGAGCAAGCTTTGGTAGATGATCTCTAG